The Silene latifolia isolate original U9 population chromosome Y, ASM4854445v1, whole genome shotgun sequence sequence GAAATCACAAATGATTTATCTTATTTATTCATATGGATTTTActtaacccgtcacaagcttgtggcgGATATCAGCCTTCATAAATGAGAGTGTGCGCATagaaacaattggtctcccttgtgacgggttaccatttgtggcggatattttgtgagttaaaatggtaacaaaatgggttagtggagaaaggggaccacatgaatagtgttgcagagagagaaaaagtggatactttatgaggtaaaatggtatccgtcactcaagagtgacggatatgtgccgtcacaaacaagaatttgtggcaTAGAAAATTGGTGGTGGGGTACTTTTCATGAATCAGTTACGTCAGTTTTACACAATTTTTTACTTTTtgtattttttcaatttgtaaaTAGGAAAGTTTGTAGGTGACGTGGTTGATTCTCATGCTTCTATTTGCTTTTGTATTAATAGAAGGTAGATTAATATTAATTCACAACCCGTGCAGTATTGTGAATTAATTCCTAAAAAACCCGTGCAGTATTGTGaattatttgaaaaaaaatttatcaaaaaaaatttaatataatttttaaatTACTTGtaatttaaatgaaaatttatttgtttatttttgagagtaaaaaaaaattaaaaatagctTTCACTGCTTGCTAAAGTCTATATTAACTCGGCTTGTTATCATTGCCACCTATCAAATTCGGTGTGCGCGGCTGGTACTTCAGatgccgagttttatattccaagtacaTTTCTTGTCATTAttgatattttaaaaaaaattctcgTACACTGTATTTTTATAAAATCATGTTTTCATTAAATTTACTGCATAAGGCAAAATCGTTCATAACAAAAATACTTGTTATTCATTTTGTAATTCATTCTCGCTGTATTTTCGATTCGTATATAAGTGTAATTTTTTCCTgaaattatgtatttttattCTTTAATTTTGGTTTagtaattatgtaattcaattacGGTAACTCGCTTTTGTAATTAATTCTGCGTAATTGTTATTCAATTTCTTAACACGGAATGaataaaattttatcataatgTTAATTTGAAGAAGTATTCCGTAAGATGACTATATATAATTTGTTGCGAGACGGATTTAAGCGCATGCTTTGAAAGACGGATATCTCAGTAATTAGATACGTTGCACGCACATGGGTCCCACCATAATgtcaatttttgaaaaaaaaaagaaaaaaaaatggaataATGACGTGGCGTGCTCTCTGATGAGTATTGTCTCTTGcttttatatagataagatttgGGAATCAAActggaaaaaataaataaataaaaatttggtgacgaaaaaaaaaaagaaattgggaTTTAAGGGATAATGCCATAATGGTGATATTGTTAACATGGTCATTCACAAATGCTACGTAACTTAGATATTAGAGCgttggtgattgtgattgtggtggttgtcatggtggtggtggttgtgcgGATGATGATTTGAGTGAGTAATAGGTAGGTTTGCAAGGAGAAGGTGGGAGTGACCTGTTAAAGAGGTAGGTTTAGAGTATTTTAAGAAGGTCATTAATAATATAGAGTATActtattaaataaccctattaTAAATAAAGAGTAGAATAAAAATGTAAGATAATGAGACTGATTTTGTTATTagataaaatttcaaataaacaaaaatgagttataactttaatagaattaatctaaaactaattGAGTTTAAGAGTATTATCCGTCCTATTAtcttactccctccaatccacacAAAACTCATGATTTGTTTGTTGGAGGTCCGTTAGTTCACTCAAAAATATATCTCACATCTAAAAAATTAGATTTCGTATTCCAGTCTTAATGGTAGATAGTCAAAAATAAATTTTTATTGTTTAGAAATCTAACAAAAATCCTCCATATACGCTACATATATAGTTGAGATACATGTTGTTTTGCGTACCACAATTCAACATTTTCACTGTCGTATGCTTACAAAATGGAATATTGGTAGATGTTGTAAGTTAATCTAATTTGTGACTCTTATAAAACCAGTCTTAGTGATCACGTGTTCATTTTATGGAATTAAACCACATTTTTGGGAATGacgttttaaattaactaaaattggtggtgcgtacaacaataaaaataggtaatTACATAATACAACTGTATCTTCGGATGCTATACAACTGATATAACTAATACCAAAAAAAGTAGCTTTTATGTTAAAGAGACTGATGATCCATCAACAATCAACTAAATCAACCCAAAAGTTTTCTGTATTCCGATTTTCAACATAGCTAgacttttttttatcaacttagtTAACTTCTACTACCAAACCATGAGAATGTAAACTAACGTTTGAATTCTTAGAACATTCAACATGCATATTGttaaagatgatcctaatgggAGCCTCATGCATTCTATTTaatagaatcacatatatttttgtaCTGTTGTTTAGAGACTATTAATTTTATTGTAATTCAGTATTGATTTGATTTTACAAGAAATTTATAAAGAGCAAAACACTCTCTTAATTGTAGGTAGTCAAGGTAATTACataagagatctaacattttctctAAACACACTAAATATAGATAATTATGATACATGTTGCTTTACGTAACACCATTTAGTTTTACGTAGTTTTATAGGTTAAAATAGTTTGCAAAACTCATAAAAGTCTGTCTTAATTATTAAGGGCGGTCATTTGGTGAGCTGCACTATGTTTATGGAGATAACCATTATATTTAATTAAACCAGTGATACCTATAACaataatggaaaaactaattacataTTCTTACTATGTTACTTATATTTCACAACTGAAATGATAACTACTAAATGACAAAACTTCTATGCTAAAAGTGTACTAATAGATCATTGATGATCAACTACACCAACCACGAATTTTTGATTATTAATGATTTAAACATAATTGAACTTCTTTTATCaactataaaatatatttatacaaatgatcctAATATGAGCCCCGTACATCGCACATGCTTTCAACTAGTTAGTTAAGAATCGACCACTACTACAAGTAATGTGAATCATTGGTACGATTACAAACTTATGATGATACTCATGATAACTAATCATATCCAAACtaatttacttatttatttacttatgggggctgatttatatcgacgacgttttagtaaatatcgacgacgtttttcataaaaaagacgatgACTGTCCTTttgactttctctctctaaaaaaaattctctcaaactcaactaaattcaaaacaaacaacaacaacaacaacaattaacaatatgtCGAATCTCGATTCAACGGTACGTAAACAACTTAATCATttgcttaatttttcaatttttttttgcgcatcgttcattctattcgatagttgaattacttgacgTATTAACTTAGTAGTAGCGAATGTTTGAATTTGTTGCGTAATCTGAAAAATGTCCCCCGAAAGATGAACCATGGCCAAAGTTGGAAACCAACGTTCAGACCACGGTCCAAACGTTGGAAATCAACGTTTGCCACGGACCAAACAAAGGAATTccacgtttggccatggtccaaCGTTTGATTCccacgtttggccatggtccaaCGTTGGAATTGaatgtttggccgtggtcaaacgttggaattcaatgtttggccgtggtcaaacgttggaTTTCATTGTTTGGCCGTGGTAAAATGTTGATTTTCATTGTTTGGCCGTGGATTAAAGTTGGTTTTCGTTGTTCGTCCGCGGTTGATCGATGGAAAGTAATGTTTGGCCGCGGTCGTTTGTTGGGTCTCGTGTTTTAGGCATGAATAACTCGTTTTCTACtcgtttttacatgtttttctttcgttttacGCAACTTATGTAGTATATGaatcctttttattgtcttactatAGTCCTTATTGCTTGTAACAGGAATCGTGGGAGGATTTTGGCGATAATCCAAttgattacaacccgttgttcgaGACTACTATAGATTTCGAAACGCGTGACGATGCTTTCAATTGGGCTCAGAAAATCGCATTCGAGAATGGGtttgctttggttaaagcaaataaCGGAGCTAAAAATAGGAAAAAGAACGGGTTGTTGGCAAGTTATTTTCGATGTAAAAGACATGGTAAACCAAAAGAATCGGACGATCTTGAAAAGCCAAGGAGGTCGCAGAAGTGTTCATGCAAGTTTCGTATTCGTGCCGTTCAAAATTTCGTGTCTAAAAATGATAAAGAGACGGTGGTGTGGAACATTGTAACCTCCGAGGGTGCTGGACTACACAACCACAACGTAGCCGTTTATAAGGACGGGGATCGGCACTTTGCGGAATTGGACGCGGAAGAGAAGGCATATGTTAGGCAACAAACATTGGCCGGGGTTCAACCGAGGGAGATTAAAAATGGTCTTCATTTGAGATCCCCCGAAAAACCTCAACCGTCAAGCACCCAACTGTATAATGAAACAAGGAAAATTAAGAAAGAATAAATGGGTGAAAGAAACACCGCTCAGCAAATGTTGGCTCTAGCGGTGGCAGCGAAATACGTCTACTTTTACGAGATTGATTCCGAGGAGTCAAAAGAGTTGACTCACATTTTCATGGCTCATCctgaagcgattaagttgttcCGGGCTTATCCTTATGTCGTCCTCATGGATTCGACTTATAAAACCAACATTTACAGGAATCCACTCATTGAGATGGTTGGTGTGACACCCATGGGATCGTCCTTCTTAATTGCATGTGCGATGATTCCTACCGAGTCTGACGTGAATTACAAGTGGCTGTTGAGAAAGTTAGCTGCGATTTTAGATGCCACCGGAGTAGCGTCCCCTGCTGTATTTGTCACCGACCGGGAATTGGGTTTGATCAGCGCTCTTGAGCAAGTATTTCCCCAGGCTGAGCATTTGTTGTGTAGATGGCATGTGAACAAAGCCATCAATGCAAAAGCCTTGACAACATACCAAACTGAAAGTATGAGAAAATTTGTCATCTCAAATAAAGAAGACGGTTGGTTTAGGGTGATCAATTCAGTTACCGAGGAATCGTTTCAGCATGCGTGGCAGTGTTTCCAACGTAAGTGGCCGAAAATGGAGGATTATGTACGGACAACTTAGGGTCAACACGCAGGGAAGTTCGTTTTATGCTATACAAACGAGGTCTTACATTTTGGTAACACGGCAACTTCCCGTGTTGAGTCAGCACATTCTCTATTGAAGGCTTGGTTGAAGTCAAAGCATCTCACACTTGACTCCATGTGGTCCCGTATCCACGGCATGCTTGAAAGTCAACACTCGAAGATTAAGAAAGAACTCGAAGATGAAATGAGTAAACCAAGGAGAACAACTCGTACTTTCTCCTTATTGCAAGGAAACGTGTCTACTAAGGCCATAGAGTTAATGGAGAAAGAACTTACTAGATGCCTTGGTTTGGGTATAGGATTGAATGATCGATGCCGACACATGATGCGAACGACTCATGAATTACCTTGTGCATGCAATTTGGTATCTTTGCACGGAAGAGGTAGGAGGGTCCATCTCGAGGATATTCATGTCTTTTGGAAGACATTGGTGTATGATATTCCTCAACAAATGCCGAAAAATGACGGTGATTTATGGGAGAAATTAGTGGATGATGTGAGGCACAGTGACTCGGTTAAACTAAGGGCGGCCATAGACTTGTTGCGTGATTTCCACCACCCGGAGGACCAAGAGATTTTGCCACCCCCTATTAATGAGCACCCGAAAGGTCGTCCAAGAGGTTCAACAACTAGaaacaagtcgggttttgagcatGCAGAAAGGAAGTTCGGGACACCAAGTACTCACTGTTCAACAAATGCAGAGGTTCAACAAAGATTTGGTGATTTCGAATCAGGAACTCCCAGTGCTCCTTTGGGAAGGAACTTTACCATTGGCTTTATATCAACATGGGTGAAACGGTGGGGTATTCCTGAGGTTTTGTGGGGCCACTTCGATGGTTGGGTGGATGTTGGAGATGACGATCATTGTGGATTCCGGGTAATATCGCGCGCCCAGCGAGGCCAAGAGACAGATTATATAGTTATGCGGGAATGATGTTCGAGGGAGATGAGGACCGACTCTATCTACGCAGAGTTATATGAAGGTTTTCAATCACCACTCAACGGTATGTCAGGGTTGGATTTAGCACTTCGACGAGTTGAGTTTTTTCAGCAGATTAG is a genomic window containing:
- the LOC141630777 gene encoding uncharacterized protein LOC141630777; the encoded protein is MGERNTAQQMLALAVAAKYVYFYEIDSEESKELTHIFMAHPEAIKLFRAYPYVVLMDSTYKTNIYRNPLIEMVGVTPMGSSFLIACAMIPTESDVNYKWLLRKLAAILDATGVASPAVFVTDRELGLISALEQVFPQAEHLLCRWHVNKAINAKALTTYQTESMRKFVISNKEDGWFRVINSVTEESFQHAWQCFQPHSLLKAWLKSKHLTLDSMWSRIHGMLESQHSKIKKELEDEMSKPRRTTRTFSLLQGNVSTKAIELMEKELTRCLGLGIGLNDRCRHMMRTTHELPCACNLVSLHGRGRRVHLEDIHVFWKTLVYDIPQQMPKNDGDLWEKLVDDVRHSDSVKLRAAIDLLRDFHHPEDQEILPPPINEHPKGRPRGSTTRNKSGFEHAERKFGTPSTHCSTNAEVQQRFGDFESGTPSAPLGRNFTIGFISTWVKRWGIPEVLWGHFDGWVDVGDDDHCGFRVISRAQRGQETDYIVMRE